In Actinoplanes derwentensis, the following proteins share a genomic window:
- a CDS encoding MMPL family transporter, whose product MAELLYRLGRFCARRAKAVLATWLVILGLAVSGYFVARGELSPVVDIPGTETQKVSDRLGERLPVAAGGNGKLVFHTVDQTPLTDTQQTSITNLLKSTANLDGVGSTTDPFAIQKQIADRNAQVTDGLKQIADGRAQIADGQNQINQAKAFWADLDAATKAEVDANQKLLIEKTAELETNAAKLVRGQQLLAMSSAIRTVSADGSTAVAQVQFEVPQLDVTPETKAALIAHVSAGVPAGVKVEFSNEITQNVPEILGVGEVAGLVIAAITLLVMLRTLIGAVLPLLSALTGVGIGVTASLALSGVVEMLSITPVLGVMLGLAVGIDYSLFILNRHRRQLLDGVEFEESIGLANGTSGNAVVFAGSTVLVALLALNVTGIPFLGLMGTVAAICVAVAVLIAVTLTPALLALIGTRVLNRKAHAEKPATVKPMSTGRAVITVLALLAALITVAIPAASMRLGLPDGSSEAQDSTQYQAFTMIGEKFGPGVNGSLVVVADLPAALTGDDLQAEQVRIGNLLLAQNHVAAVAPIGASADNRTLGFQIIPTEGPTTAATEQLVHDLRGLSPITGDVTLGVAGSASGNIDISDKLDNALPGYLGLVIGISLIIMILVFRSILVPVTATLGFILSLFATFGGITAIFQWGWLGALFGIHDPGPVLSFLPTILIGILFGLAMDYQLFLVSGMREAYAHGAPARLAVQQGVHAGRTVVTAAAIIMISVFGGFIFSNTAMIRSLGFGLAFGVLVDAFLVRMLLIPAVMHLLGDAAWWIPRWLDRILPNVDVEGAALERAHPVPQHRQPHSEPAEPALR is encoded by the coding sequence TTGGCCGAGCTTCTTTACCGCCTGGGCCGGTTCTGTGCCCGGCGGGCCAAGGCAGTCCTGGCGACCTGGCTCGTGATCCTGGGCCTGGCCGTCTCCGGCTACTTCGTCGCCCGCGGCGAACTGTCCCCGGTCGTCGACATCCCCGGCACCGAGACCCAGAAGGTCAGTGACCGGCTCGGCGAGCGGCTCCCGGTCGCGGCCGGTGGCAACGGCAAACTCGTCTTCCACACCGTCGACCAGACCCCGCTGACCGACACCCAGCAGACCAGCATCACCAACCTGCTCAAGTCGACCGCGAACCTCGACGGTGTCGGCTCCACCACCGATCCGTTCGCGATCCAGAAGCAGATCGCCGACCGGAACGCACAGGTCACCGACGGTCTGAAGCAGATCGCCGACGGCCGCGCCCAGATCGCCGACGGCCAGAACCAGATCAACCAGGCCAAGGCGTTCTGGGCCGACCTCGACGCGGCCACCAAGGCCGAAGTGGACGCCAACCAGAAGCTCCTCATCGAGAAGACCGCCGAGCTGGAGACCAACGCCGCCAAGCTGGTCCGCGGCCAGCAGCTGCTCGCCATGTCGTCGGCGATCCGCACGGTGTCCGCAGACGGTTCCACCGCCGTGGCCCAGGTGCAGTTCGAGGTGCCGCAGCTCGACGTCACCCCGGAGACCAAGGCCGCCCTGATCGCCCACGTCAGCGCGGGTGTGCCGGCCGGGGTCAAGGTCGAGTTCTCCAACGAGATCACTCAGAACGTGCCGGAGATCCTCGGCGTCGGCGAGGTGGCCGGCCTGGTCATCGCCGCGATCACCCTGCTGGTCATGCTGCGGACCCTGATCGGTGCCGTGCTGCCCCTGCTCAGTGCCCTGACCGGGGTCGGCATCGGCGTCACCGCGTCACTCGCGCTCTCCGGCGTCGTCGAGATGCTGTCGATCACCCCGGTGCTCGGCGTCATGCTGGGCCTCGCGGTCGGCATCGACTACAGCCTGTTCATCCTCAACCGGCACCGGCGGCAACTGCTCGACGGCGTCGAGTTCGAGGAGTCGATCGGGCTGGCCAACGGCACCTCCGGCAACGCGGTCGTGTTCGCCGGGTCCACCGTGCTGGTCGCCCTGCTCGCCCTCAACGTGACCGGCATCCCGTTCCTCGGCCTGATGGGTACGGTGGCCGCGATCTGTGTGGCGGTGGCCGTCCTCATCGCGGTGACCCTCACCCCGGCTCTGCTGGCGCTGATCGGCACCCGGGTCCTCAACCGCAAGGCCCACGCCGAGAAGCCCGCCACGGTCAAGCCGATGAGCACCGGCCGTGCCGTGATCACCGTTCTCGCGCTGCTCGCGGCGCTGATCACGGTGGCGATCCCGGCCGCGTCGATGCGGCTCGGCCTGCCCGACGGCTCGTCCGAAGCCCAGGACTCCACCCAGTACCAGGCGTTCACGATGATCGGCGAGAAGTTCGGCCCCGGCGTCAACGGTTCCCTCGTCGTCGTCGCCGACCTGCCGGCCGCCCTCACCGGCGACGACCTGCAGGCCGAACAGGTCCGCATCGGCAACCTGCTGCTGGCCCAGAACCACGTCGCGGCGGTCGCCCCGATCGGTGCCTCCGCCGACAACAGGACGCTCGGTTTCCAGATCATTCCCACCGAGGGCCCGACCACCGCCGCCACCGAGCAGCTGGTCCACGACCTGCGGGGCCTCTCGCCGATCACCGGTGACGTCACCCTCGGCGTGGCCGGCTCGGCCAGCGGCAACATCGACATCTCCGACAAGCTGGACAACGCGCTGCCCGGTTACCTGGGCCTGGTCATCGGCATCTCGCTGATCATCATGATCCTGGTCTTCCGGTCCATCCTGGTGCCGGTTACCGCCACCCTCGGCTTCATCCTGTCGCTGTTCGCCACGTTCGGCGGCATCACGGCGATCTTCCAGTGGGGCTGGCTCGGCGCGCTCTTCGGCATCCACGACCCCGGCCCGGTGCTGAGCTTCCTGCCGACCATTCTGATCGGCATCCTGTTCGGCCTGGCCATGGACTACCAGTTGTTCCTGGTCTCCGGCATGCGCGAGGCCTACGCCCACGGTGCCCCCGCCCGCCTCGCCGTCCAGCAGGGCGTGCACGCCGGCCGCACGGTCGTCACCGCGGCCGCGATCATCATGATCTCGGTCTTCGGCGGTTTCATCTTCTCCAACACGGCGATGATCCGCTCGCTCGGCTTCGGCCTGGCCTTCGGTGTCCTGGTCGACGCCTTCCTGGTCCGCATGCTGCTGATCCCGGCCGTCATGCACCTGCTCGGCGACGCGGCCTGGTGGATCCCCCGCTGGCTGGACCGCATCCTGCCCAACGTGGACGTCGAGGGCGCCGCCCTGGAACGTGCCCACCCCGTCCCCCAACACCGCCAGCCCCACTCCGAACCAGCGGAGCCGGCCTTGCGCTGA